The segment TTCCACGGCCACGTCCGCGACGTGTCCGCCCTCCTCGACGTCGTCGACGGTGTGAGGGCGGGCCAGGGCGAGGAGGTCCACGAGCAGCGGCAGCCCCAACGAGAGCCGCAGCACCGCGTCCACCACCCTCGGGTCGGTGACGCCCCGCGTCGTCAGCAACGAGCGGGTCTCCGCCTCGGTGAAGACTTCCAGCGGTACGTCCGCGACCTGATCCCGCAGCGGTGCCCACCCCCGCTCGGCAAGTTCGTCGCGGCCGGCGAGAACGACGATGACGTTCACCGGGACCGGGCCGAACTCCTCGTCCAGCATGCTCAGCAGCCACTCGTCCAAGTACCCGGCGTTCTGCTCCCATGTGTCGAAGAACAGGACCACCCACCGGTGGCGCCGGGACAGGCGCTCCAGCTCCGAGACGAAGGCACGGCTCAGCCCGGCCTCGTCGCCCCCGGCGCCGCGCCGCTGGACACGGGACCGGGACGCCGACCGCACGCGGTCCAGCCCCTGGGCCGCCGCGTCGGGATTCGCCAGGGCGGTGAAGACACCGGCTCCCGGGATCAGCGAGACGGCGCCCAGCGCGGCCTGCGTCACGACGCGGCTCGACATCGAGGCCTCGCCCTCCAGCGCCATCGGTTCGACCAGTGCCGCCTGCTCGCGCCGGTACTGTTCGACGGCCCGGTCGAAGTCCTTGCACGGCCCCGCCTGCTCCGCCAGCTGCCTGGTCAGCTCGGTCAGGGCCTGTCGCACCCCGTGGACGTCGTTCTCGTCGACCATCGCCGTCACCGCGTCCGCGCGCCGGGCCGCGTCCTGCCACTGCCGCAGCAGCGTGGACTTCCCCACACCACCCACACCGCGCACGTGGAACAGGAACTCCGCCGGATCGTCCTCGGCGAGCGGGTCCTTCGACAGGTTCTCCGTGAACAGCGCCAACTGCGCACGCCGCCCCACGAACCGCGCCTTGGCGCGCTGCCGAATCAACGCTCCTCTGGACAGGCCTCGCGCAGCCGACCCCGCCATTCCCCGTACCCCCTGTCACCCGCCCACCCCGTTCCCGAGGAAGGCGCATCGTCCGTCACCTGCCCGCCCGTCGCATCGGGCAGGTGACAAGTGTCCGGTCCCGGCCGGCTGTCTGTCAGCCGACCTCACGGGATCGCACCGGCGCGCGGGGGCGGCAAAGGGAGCCTTCTTTGACGGTGACCTGACACCGGCGGTGCGAATGGTCCCCCGGGATCACCCACATGAGCGATGATCAACGCATCTGAGGGCAGCCCGGGGCGCAGCGCCGGACCAGGACGAAGGGCACACCGAATGGCGAGGCGGCACCCCGTGCGGGACGACCACCCCACGAGCGGCACCGGGGACGGAACCGACCCCCGTGAGACCCCCGAAGGCGGCGACGCGCGCGGCACCAGCCGCCGCCGGTTCCTCGGCTACGTCCTCGCCGCACCCACCCTGACCGTCGCCGCCCAGTTCGGCGCGGAGTCCCTCGCTCCCCGGCAGGCCGCCGCCGCGGCCCCGGCGCTCATCCCGTCGCTGCCCGGACCCGCCGAACTCCTCGACCTCAACGAGCTGCTCACTCTCGCGGCCCTGCCCACCAGTCACCTCATCACCATCCGCCTCGACACGGACGGCACGGCCCACCTCGCCCTGCCCCGTGCCGAGGTCGGCCAGGGCATCACCACCTCCAGCGCCATGGTCGTCGCCGAGGAACTCGACCTGCCCCTCGACAAGGTGAAGGTGACGCTCGCCGACGCGCGGCCCGAGCTGCTCTTCAACCAGCTGACCGGCGGCTCCAACACCACGTACTCCACCTACCACCCCCTCCGCGTCGCCGCCGCCGTCGCCCGGGGCCGGCTCCTGCACGCCGCCTCCCTCGTCCTCGGCGAGGCCGTCTCCACCCTCACGACCAAGGCCGGCGCCGTCCTCTCCCCGGCCGGCGCGCTGCTGGGCTACGGCGAACTCGCCGTGAAGGCGGCAGCCGTGTCCGACGCCGCCGTCGCGGTCACCCTCAAGGACCCCGGCCGCTTCCGTGTCGTCGGCACCGGACAGCGCCGCGTGGACGCCCTGGACGCGGTCACCGGCCGCAAGAAGTTCGCGATGGACCTCCAGGTCGCGGACGCCCTGCCCACCATGGTCTGCCGCCCGCCCACCATCAACGGCACGGTCCGCTCCGTCGCCAACCTCGCCGAGGTGCGAGCCATGCCCGGCGTCACCGACGTCGTCACCGTCTCCACCGGCGTCGCCGTCCGCGGCCGCACCTTCGGCCAGTGCGTCGACGCCGTGCGCGCCCTCCGGGTCGACTGGGGGCCCGGTACCGCCGAGGGCGCCTCCGACGCCACCGTCCTGGCGAAGCTCCGCCGGGCCGAACTCCCGCTCGTGGTACCGCCGCTGCCGCTGCTCACCAAGGCGGTCGACGCCCGCTTCACCTTCCATTTCTCCAGCAACGCCGCCCTGGAGACCAACTGCGCGATCGCCGACGTCCGCGAGGACTCCGCCGAGATCTGGGCGTCGCTCAAGGCGCCGATCGTCGCCCAGGAACAGATCGCCGTCGAGCTGGGCCTGCCCGTCTCCGCCGTCCGCGTCCATGTCACCGAGGGCGGCGGCTCCTTCGGCCGCAAGCTCTTCCACGACGCCGCCCACGAGGCCGCCGAGATCTCCCGCGCCATGGGCAAGCCCGTCAAACTGATGTGGCACCGCACCGACGACTTCCGCCAGGGCCGTACACACCCGATGTCCACCTCACGGGTCCGCGCCACGTACACGCTCGGCGAGGTCCTCACGTACGAGCAGCGTCACACCTCCGTGGCCACCGACTTCGGGCACGGCATCGGAGAGCTCCTCACGGCCGAGGCGGCCCGGCTGCCCGTCGGCGACCTCGCCTTCTCCGAGACGATGTTCCAGCTCACCCAGGTCAGCCCCTACCACCTCGGCGTCACCACCCAGCTGCTCTCCGAGACCGACAAGGGCTACAACACCGGCTCCATGCGCGGCATCTACTCGCCCAACGTGCGCTGCGCGCAGGAACTCGTCATGGACGAACTGGCGAAGCGCATGGGCCAGGACGGGTACGCCTTCCGCCGCCGCCTCATGAAGGACCCGCGGGCACGTGCCGTCCTCGACAAGGTCGCCGAGGTGGGGGAGTGGGGCCGGACCATGCCCGCCGGCACCGCGCAGGGCATCGCCGTCCACACCGAGTACCACTCCGCCGTCGCGATGCTCGCCGAGATCGACTGCCGTCCCGAGACCACCGGGCGGAAGATCCCCGGAGCGGTCACCGGACCACGTGTGACCAAGGTGGTCTGCGCCGTCGACGTCGGCCTCGCCGTCAACCCGCGCGGGCTGGAGGCCCAGATGATGGGCGGCATCTCCGACGCCATCGCCATCACCCTGACGTCCGGCCTCCACCTGCGCGACGGGCACTTCCTCGAAGGCAGCTGGGACCAGTACTTCTACACCCGGCAGTGGAACACCCCGCCCGAGCTGGAGATCATCGTCATGCCCCCGACCGGCGACAAGCCGGGCGGTGCGGGCGAACTCGCGGTCGCCGGCGCGATGGCGGCCGTCGCCTGTGCCTACGGCCGGGCCACCGGCACGATGCCGACGGTCTTCCCCGTCAACCACGCCGATCCGCTCGCCTTCACCCCCCTGCCGACCGTCCCGCCCGTCCCCGCCTCGCCGACCGACGGCCGCGACCGCGCCCTCTGAGACCTGGAGCAGCATCCGTGCCGCAGCACACCTTCATCCTGAACGGCAAGGCCGTCACCGCCGACGTCGAGGGTGACGTCCGGCTCCTCTGGGTCCTCCGGGACGTCCTCGGCGTCACCGGACCCAAGTACGGCTGCGGGGTCGGCGTCTGCCGGGCCTGTACGAGCCACCTCAACGGCAAGGCGTTCACGCCCTGCGCCGTGCCCGTCGAGGACCTCACCCCCGACGACGAGGTCACCACCATCGAGGGCCTCCCCGACACCGTCGGAAGTGAACTCCACCCGATGCAGGAGGCCTGGCTCGACCTCGACGTCGCCCAGTGCGGCTACTGCCAGCCCGGCCAGATCATGACCGCGGTGGCGGAGGTCCGCCGGGCCCGCGAGGCCGGGCGCGAGATCACCGAGGCGGATCTGGACACCATCCGCAACATCTGCCGGTGCGGGACCTACCACCGCATCCGGCAGGCGGTGATGGAGGGCGCCGCCAGGATGACCTGACCGATCCGACGGCCTGCCCTCCGGCACCACCCACGCCGGGGCGCACGGACGACCCGGACGGCGGCGGTCAGACGGACGGCTCCAGCTTCTCCCGTACCGCGTCCAGGTACTCCGCCACCGCGTCCCGGTTCCGGGTGAGGCAGCGGATCCGCTCGGTCATCCGGTCCCGCTCGTCCTCCAGGGTGGCCAGCATCTCCGGGGTGGCGTCCGGGAAATGGATGATCCGCGGCTTGTTCAGGCACGGCAGGATCTGCTTGATGATCCGGGTCGGCAGACCGGCGTCCAGAAGGCCCCGGATCTGCATGACCCGGTCCAGGTTCGACTCGTCGTAGACCCGGTAGCCGTTCGGCAGCCGGTCCGCGACGATGAGACCCTGCTCCTCGTAGTAGCGCAGCAGTCGACGTGGTGTTCCGGTGCGCTCCGACAGTTCCCCGATCCGCATGGACGCCCCCTCCAGGGACTCGCTTGACCTTCACATCAATGTGAGGGTTCGAGCATAGATCCATGGCCAACGACACGACAGCGGCGGCCCGTTCCGCCGCGCCCGCCACCCCCGAGACCCCCGCCGCCTCCACCACCCCGTCCGGCCGGCTGCCGCTCCTCGCGCTGCTCGCCCTCGCCACCGCGGTCTTCGTCACCAGCCTCACCGAGACGCTCCCCGCCGGCGTCCTGCCCGCCATGAGCGCCGACCTCGGCGTCGGTGAGGCCGCCATGGGCCAGGCCGTCACCGTCTACGCCCTCGGCACCGCCCTCACCGCCGTGCCCCTGGCCGCCCGCACCGCCGCATGGCGCCGCAAGCGCCTGCTGCTCACCTCGGTCGCCGGATTCGCCGCCGCCAACACCGTCACGGCCGTCTCCTCCTCCTACGCCCTCACCATGGGCGCCCGGTTCCTCGCCGGGGTCGCCGCGGGCCTCGCCTGGGCGCTGCTCGCCGGATACGCCCGCCGCATCGCCCCGCCGCACCTCCAGGGCCGGGCCGTCGCCGTCGCCATGACAGGCATCCCGCTGGCCCTCTCCCTCGGCGTACCGGCCGGCACCTTCCTCGGCGACGCGGTGGGCTGGCGGGTCGCGTTCACCGCGATGACCGTGATCGCCGTCGGGCTCCTCGGCTGGATCGCCCTCGCCGTTCCCGACCTGCCCGGCGGGGCACGCGGGGGGCGCGCCCAGGTCGCCCGGACCCTGAAGGTGCCCGGCGTCCTCCCGGTCCTGGCCGCCACGTTCACCCTCGTGCTGGCCCACACCATCCTCTACACCTACGTCGCCGCCTACCTCGGCCGTCTCGGTCTCGCCGGCTCCACCGGCCTCGTCCTGCTGGTCTTCGGAGCCGCCTCGCTCGCCGGGATCTGGTTCACCGGACGGCACATCGACCGCAGGCTCCGGACCCTGACCCTCGCCGGCGCGATCCTGTTCGCCGTGGCCGCCGCCGTGCTCGCCGTCCCGGCCGGGAGCACCGCGCTCGTCCTGACGGCCGCCGTGCTCTGGGGGTTCGGCTGGGGCGGCGCGCCCACCCTCCTCCAGACGGCCGTCGCCGACGCGGGCGGAGAGCACGCCGACACGGCCCAGACGATGCTCGTCAGCCTCTGGAACGCGGCCATGGCGGCGGGCGGCATCGCCGGCGGTGTCCTGCTCGACGTCCTCGGCGCGGGCGCCCTGCCCTGGAGCGTGCTCGTCCTCCTCGTGCCGGTCGTCGCGATCGTGGCCGGTGCCGGCGCCCACGGCTTCCCGGCCCGCCGGTGAACCGGACCGACCCCGGGCCGTGTCCTGGGCCGGGAGGGACGCACGAAGGCCCCCACCGCATCGGCGCGGTGGGGGCCTTCGTGCGTCCGAGGACAGGTCAGGCGGCCGGCGGGACGCGGGACGGGCGTCCCGCGCCACGCGTCAGCTTGTAGCCGCCGATACCCGCGAGGGCCGCGAGGATGCCGCCCGCCGCCGTCCAGAGCCAGCGGTCGGACCACCAGCCGGAGGACCAGCCGTCCTCCGGGGCCGCGGCCTCGACGGCGGAGGGCCGGCCGGCCTCCTCGTCGGCCTCCGCCTGGTCGGCCGTCGTCGCCCCGGGCACGAGCGGCGCGGCGAGCGAGCCGTCGGTGGCGTAGGCGCCGCCCTTGTCGACGGTGCTCACCCCGAGCCGGGCCGTGAACGGCTGGCCGAGGTCCTCGTCCGGCAGCGCGCCGGCGGTCAGCCGCACGTAGTAGCTGCCCGGCAGCGGGTCGTTCGACCAGCCGTCGGCCGAGGCGCGGACCGGCCGCAGCACACAGGTGAGCTGCACGGTCGCCGTCTCCTTGGCCGCGGCACGGGACTGGGTCCCGTACATGCACGGCTGGCGCCGCCGGAGCCCGTCGTACACGTCGATCCGCCAGGTGGCGGAGCCGTGTCGCAGGGCCGCGTCGGGCAGGGTGACGGTGGCGTTCACCGTCGGCCGCTGCCCGGTGTCCGCAGGGAACACCCAGTACAGGTAGTCACCCGTGGCGGCCTGCGCGGTGGCCTGCTGCCCGGGGAGGAAGCGCGCGGCGGTACGGAAGGTGGTGCCCGCCTCCGTCGGCCCGGCGGTCGAGGCGGTGTCGTCGTTCGGGTCCGCCGAGGCGGAGGGGGAGTCGGCCAGGGCGGCCGGAGCCACGAGACCGAGGAGAGCGGCGCCCGCGAGCGCGGCCGTGGCGAGCGTGCGTACGGTACGCATCAGTTGGTCCTCCAGACAGCGACGCGCCAGCGGGACAGCCAGCCCCAGACCAGACCGGCCAGGAAGCCGACGAGCACCAGCGCGCCGAGCAGCCACCAGCCGCGGCCGAGTCCGAACGAGGCCACGTCCGAGGCCGTCGACGGGCCGTCGACGACGTCCACCGTCAGCTCGATCGGCATGCCCGGCGTCCTCTTGACCGACGGGGGAGCGGAGAACGAGTTGCTGACCTGGAGACAGACCGTCTCGGCGGCCGGCTTGCCGCCCTCGGGCTCGTCGTCGAGCTCCGGCTTCGGGTAGCGCAGGCCGGTCGAGATCACGTCGGTGCGTCCGTCGCCCGCCTCGGAGCCACGGACGATCTCCCGGCCGTGGCGGGTGACGGCACGCAGCAGCACCCCGTAGTCGTTGTTGACGGCACGGTCGGCCGACACGCTGACGGAGGCGCGGAGTTCCTGACCGGGCAGCAGGTCCACCCGGTACCAGCGGTGCTGGCCGAAGGACTCGCGGTCGGTGTACAGACCGGGCTTGAGCTGCGGCGCGTCGGCGCAGCGCAGCGTGCCCTCGGTGGCCACGGGGGTGACGACCGGGTCGGCGGCGCGGTCGACGAGCTGCCTGACCCGCCGGGAGAGCTCCTCGGTGCGGTGGACGGAGGTGTACGTGCCTCCGGTGGCCTCCGCGATACAGGTGAGCTGCTGCCGGGTCTTGGCGTCCGGCACCAGGCCCAGGGTGTCGATGACGAGGTGGATGCCCTTGGCCGCGATCTCGCGTGCCACCTGGCAGGGGTCGAGCGGGGCGCAGGTGTCCTCGCCGTCCGTGATGAGCACGATCCGGCGGGTGGCGTCACCGCCCTCCAGGTCCTTGGCCGCGCCGAGCAGCGCCGGGCCGATCGGGGTCCAGCCCGTCGGGGCGAGCGTCGCCACGGCGGTCTTGGCCTCGGTCCGGTCGAGCGGGCCCACCGGGTACAGCTGCCGGGTGTCCTTGCAGCCCTGCTTGCGGTCCTGGCCGGGGTAGTCGGCGCCCAGGGTGCGGATGCCGAGCCGGACCTCCTCGGGCACCGCGTCGAGGACCTCGTTGAAGGCCTGCTTGGCCGCGGCCATCCGGGACTTGCCGTCGATGTCCTTGGCCCGCATGGAGCCGCTCACGTCGAGGACCAGCTCGACCTTGGGGGATTCCTTCGCCACCGGCGCGTCGGCGGTCGCGCTCGTCGGCAGGAGCGCGACGCTCAGGGCGGCGAGCAGCGCGCAGGCCCCGGTCGCCAGCCGTTTTCTCGTGATCATCGCCGGATCGTATTGATGATCCTCCGACAATCCAAAACGGGGGTGGGTGCCCGGGATCGGCAGGCCGCCGGAATGACCCGGTTCAGGACTGGCTGTTGAGGAAACCGATCAGGCAGGAGCCCCACCAACCGGTCTGACTGACCGTCGCCGCGACGCCCGAGCGGACGAGCAGCCCGCGCGGGACGGCGGAATCCCGGAACCCGTCCAGGAGCTGTCCGAGCCGGTGCGCCCAGAGGCCGTTGAGGGTGACGGCCACGACCAGCCCGAGCTTGACGAGGGTGAGCGTGGATCCGAGGTCGGGGCGGAGGAAGAGTCCGGTGACGACGAGGCCGCCCAGGCCGGCCCAGATCGGGGTCTGGAGCGCGCAGGCGGTGTCGAGGACGACGGACAGGGGGCGTCGGCCGGTCAGCCACAGGACGGCGAACCAGTCGACGGCGAGCACCGATCCGAAACTCACGGTGAGGAAGGCGAGGTGAAGGAAGCGGGCGACCGTCTGGAGCGAGCCGTCCGCGTGGACGTGCCCCGCCGTCCAGCAGGCCCCCGCGATGAACGCCGTGGCGAGGAGCCCGACGGCGGCCAGGAGCCAGGCCGGGGTGAGCTGCGGTGTCAGGGGCGGCCCGGAAGCCGGTACGGACGCCACGTCCGCCGTCGCGGTGGTGAGACGGGGCGAACGTGGCACGGCTCTTGGCATGAAAGTGATCTTCCGGGCGAAAAAAAGGGGGTGGTTAGGTAAGGCGAAGCTAAGTGGCCTCCGTGTGCGCGTCAAGAAGATGTGGCATGGATCCCACTCCGTGACACGTGCG is part of the Streptomyces sp. NBC_00250 genome and harbors:
- a CDS encoding molybdopterin cofactor-binding domain-containing protein; the protein is MARRHPVRDDHPTSGTGDGTDPRETPEGGDARGTSRRRFLGYVLAAPTLTVAAQFGAESLAPRQAAAAAPALIPSLPGPAELLDLNELLTLAALPTSHLITIRLDTDGTAHLALPRAEVGQGITTSSAMVVAEELDLPLDKVKVTLADARPELLFNQLTGGSNTTYSTYHPLRVAAAVARGRLLHAASLVLGEAVSTLTTKAGAVLSPAGALLGYGELAVKAAAVSDAAVAVTLKDPGRFRVVGTGQRRVDALDAVTGRKKFAMDLQVADALPTMVCRPPTINGTVRSVANLAEVRAMPGVTDVVTVSTGVAVRGRTFGQCVDAVRALRVDWGPGTAEGASDATVLAKLRRAELPLVVPPLPLLTKAVDARFTFHFSSNAALETNCAIADVREDSAEIWASLKAPIVAQEQIAVELGLPVSAVRVHVTEGGGSFGRKLFHDAAHEAAEISRAMGKPVKLMWHRTDDFRQGRTHPMSTSRVRATYTLGEVLTYEQRHTSVATDFGHGIGELLTAEAARLPVGDLAFSETMFQLTQVSPYHLGVTTQLLSETDKGYNTGSMRGIYSPNVRCAQELVMDELAKRMGQDGYAFRRRLMKDPRARAVLDKVAEVGEWGRTMPAGTAQGIAVHTEYHSAVAMLAEIDCRPETTGRKIPGAVTGPRVTKVVCAVDVGLAVNPRGLEAQMMGGISDAIAITLTSGLHLRDGHFLEGSWDQYFYTRQWNTPPELEIIVMPPTGDKPGGAGELAVAGAMAAVACAYGRATGTMPTVFPVNHADPLAFTPLPTVPPVPASPTDGRDRAL
- a CDS encoding (2Fe-2S)-binding protein; the protein is MPQHTFILNGKAVTADVEGDVRLLWVLRDVLGVTGPKYGCGVGVCRACTSHLNGKAFTPCAVPVEDLTPDDEVTTIEGLPDTVGSELHPMQEAWLDLDVAQCGYCQPGQIMTAVAEVRRAREAGREITEADLDTIRNICRCGTYHRIRQAVMEGAARMT
- a CDS encoding MFS transporter — translated: MANDTTAAARSAAPATPETPAASTTPSGRLPLLALLALATAVFVTSLTETLPAGVLPAMSADLGVGEAAMGQAVTVYALGTALTAVPLAARTAAWRRKRLLLTSVAGFAAANTVTAVSSSYALTMGARFLAGVAAGLAWALLAGYARRIAPPHLQGRAVAVAMTGIPLALSLGVPAGTFLGDAVGWRVAFTAMTVIAVGLLGWIALAVPDLPGGARGGRAQVARTLKVPGVLPVLAATFTLVLAHTILYTYVAAYLGRLGLAGSTGLVLLVFGAASLAGIWFTGRHIDRRLRTLTLAGAILFAVAAAVLAVPAGSTALVLTAAVLWGFGWGGAPTLLQTAVADAGGEHADTAQTMLVSLWNAAMAAGGIAGGVLLDVLGAGALPWSVLVLLVPVVAIVAGAGAHGFPARR
- a CDS encoding MerR family transcriptional regulator, coding for MRIGELSERTGTPRRLLRYYEEQGLIVADRLPNGYRVYDESNLDRVMQIRGLLDAGLPTRIIKQILPCLNKPRIIHFPDATPEMLATLEDERDRMTERIRCLTRNRDAVAEYLDAVREKLEPSV
- a CDS encoding VWA domain-containing protein — protein: MITRKRLATGACALLAALSVALLPTSATADAPVAKESPKVELVLDVSGSMRAKDIDGKSRMAAAKQAFNEVLDAVPEEVRLGIRTLGADYPGQDRKQGCKDTRQLYPVGPLDRTEAKTAVATLAPTGWTPIGPALLGAAKDLEGGDATRRIVLITDGEDTCAPLDPCQVAREIAAKGIHLVIDTLGLVPDAKTRQQLTCIAEATGGTYTSVHRTEELSRRVRQLVDRAADPVVTPVATEGTLRCADAPQLKPGLYTDRESFGQHRWYRVDLLPGQELRASVSVSADRAVNNDYGVLLRAVTRHGREIVRGSEAGDGRTDVISTGLRYPKPELDDEPEGGKPAAETVCLQVSNSFSAPPSVKRTPGMPIELTVDVVDGPSTASDVASFGLGRGWWLLGALVLVGFLAGLVWGWLSRWRVAVWRTN